A single genomic interval of Daucus carota subsp. sativus chromosome 1, DH1 v3.0, whole genome shotgun sequence harbors:
- the LOC108204494 gene encoding uncharacterized protein LOC108204494 → MCYHPMAATSLCTTTSTSTHPFLEFPKLKTPIFSNKFPRRRSITGAPASLTVRMVANGFFRREETKKKSYNKIYTRVGSCLVIPPPKGRKPKGIIKFLGGAFIGAVPEVSYSYLLELLANEGYLIISVPYNVTFDHSRASREIYEKFFGCFDGILKTGLPDFGLTSTDLVDLPIYCVGHSNGALLQVIIGSNFSEKIPRANAIISYNNRPATEAVPYFEQLGPLLNQMMPVVEASPISSMARSASDAWKMLLDTAEAMTSDFDPEARVSLDKFADQLPNVFNQVAEGISEFRPTPLENRNCFKKSYNVQRTLLVKFDSDTIDETDLLEETLRPRVASIGGTLEKVSLSGNHITPCIQEPKWEAGYVYTPADAIAQGLKTISLNDTKVLSRTVADWLSSDR, encoded by the exons atgtgttatcATCCAATGGCGGCAACTTCACTATGCACCACCACTTCAACATCTACCCACCCTTTTCTTGAATTTCCCAAACTCAAAACCCCCATTTTTTCCAATAAATTCCCTCGTCGCCGGAGCATCACCGGAGCTCCGGCGAGTCTGACAGTTCGGATGGTTGCAAATGGCTTTTTCAGGAGGGAGGAGACTAAGAAGAAAAGTTATAATAAGATATACACAAGGGTGGGTTCTTGTTTAGTTATTCCTCCACCTAAAGGGAGAAAACCAAAGGGAATTATCAAATTTCTTGGTGGTGCTTTCATTGGTGCTGTTCCAGAAGTCTCTTACAG CTATTTACTTGAGCTCCTGGCTAATGAAGGGTATCTTATTATATCTGTGCCATATAATGTGACGTTTGATCACTCTCGAGCTAGTAGAGAAATTTATGAGAAATTTTTTGGATGCTTTGACGGAATCCTGAAAACAGGGCTGCCTGATTTTGGTTTAACATCTACTGATCTTGTTGATCTTCCAATTTATTGTGTTGGGCATAG CAACGGTGCTCTTCTTCAAGTAATTATAGGAAGCAATTTCTCAGAGAAGATACCAAGA GCTAATGCCATCATATCATACAACAACAGGCCAGCAACAGAAGCAGTACCTTACTTTGAGCAG TTGGGCCCTCTACTAAATCAGATGATGCCTGTTGTGGAAGCTTCTCCAATTTCTTCAATGGCTAGGAGTGCCTCAG ATGCGTGGAAGATGCTGCTTGATACAGCCGAGGCAATGACATCAGACTTTGATCCAGAAGCCCGGGTTTCCCTAGACAAATTCGCGGATCAGTTGCCAAATGTATTCAATCAG GTTGCTGAAGGAATATCCGAGTTCAGGCCTACACCATTGGAGAACCgaaattgtttcaaaaaatcATACAATGTTCAGCGTACGCTACTG GTTAAGTTCGATTCTGACACAATTGACGAGACAGACCTTCTTGAAGAGACGTTAAGACCTCGGGTTGCCTCTATAGGTGGAACATTGGAAAAGGTGTCACTAAGTGGTAACCACATAACACCTTGCATTCAG GAGCCAAAATGGGAAGCAGGATACGTATACACTCCAGCAGATGCCATAGCTCAAGGACTTAAAACTATCTCACTAAACGACACTAAAGTCCTTTCCAGAACAGTTGCTGATTGGTTGAGCAGTGACAGATAA